The proteins below come from a single Rhodococcus sp. WMMA185 genomic window:
- a CDS encoding acyl-CoA dehydrogenase family protein translates to MTNWTEMAHEIADNILFPVANRVDAEGQIPDSHFEALAAGGLYGLAVADEADVTPSGLVEVYETLGGGCLATTFTWLQHFGAVKGLSRSPNSQLRDRYLEGLVAGTTRAGVSMAGAIPVPPLLWARRVDDGYVLDGVSPFVTGWGIVDVIQVSARDKSDDSIVNVLIPAKPRRGLTAEFLPLIAARGSNTVRLQFDGVAVSRDLVSTIITPEEFMNSQLLASWRNACMAMGLTRRAITELEALGVDADPYRVKAARARHELDAALDGRADMAEARARTSELAIRTASALVTAKGSSSLIAGNTAERLMREATFTLVAFGRPAIKTALLERLSRD, encoded by the coding sequence TCCCGGTTGCCAACCGTGTCGACGCCGAAGGTCAGATCCCGGACAGCCATTTCGAGGCTCTCGCCGCGGGCGGCCTCTACGGTCTCGCCGTGGCCGACGAGGCCGATGTAACGCCGTCCGGACTCGTCGAGGTATACGAGACGCTCGGCGGTGGGTGCCTAGCCACGACCTTCACGTGGCTCCAGCATTTCGGTGCAGTCAAGGGGCTTTCCCGCTCTCCCAACTCGCAGTTGCGCGACCGGTATCTCGAGGGCCTGGTCGCCGGCACCACCCGCGCGGGTGTCTCGATGGCCGGCGCGATTCCGGTGCCACCGCTGCTGTGGGCCCGCCGTGTCGACGACGGATACGTGCTCGACGGGGTCTCGCCGTTCGTCACCGGGTGGGGCATCGTCGACGTGATCCAGGTGTCGGCGCGCGACAAGTCCGACGACTCCATCGTGAACGTGCTCATTCCCGCCAAGCCGCGCCGTGGCCTGACCGCGGAGTTCCTGCCGCTGATCGCTGCGCGCGGCTCCAACACCGTGCGTTTGCAGTTCGACGGGGTGGCTGTGTCCCGAGACCTCGTGAGCACCATCATCACCCCAGAGGAGTTCATGAACAGCCAACTATTGGCTTCCTGGAGAAATGCGTGCATGGCCATGGGCCTCACGCGCCGTGCCATCACCGAACTCGAGGCTCTCGGCGTCGATGCCGATCCGTACAGAGTGAAGGCGGCACGGGCGCGCCATGAGCTGGATGCGGCCCTCGATGGACGCGCGGATATGGCCGAAGCACGAGCACGCACATCGGAACTCGCCATCCGCACCGCATCGGCCCTGGTCACCGCAAAGGGCAGTTCGTCGCTCATCGCCGGGAACACGGCCGAACGCCTCATGCGCGAGGCCACGTTCACTCTGGTCGCATTCGGCCGACCAGCGATCAAGACGGCACTGCTCGAACGGCTCAGCCGCGACTAG